DNA from Amorphoplanes friuliensis DSM 7358:
TCGGTGTACGGCAGCCGGCCGCCGAACATGGCGTTCAGGTCCATGCTCAGTCCCTTGGCCGGATCGGCGAGCATCTCCAGATCGGCCGGGTGCACATAGGCAGTGATGCCCCGCGCACCGCAGACGGGCGCGACGGAGAACGTGTGGTCGAGGTGCCCGTGCGTCAGCAGCACGGCGGCCGGGTGCAGGCGGTGCTGCGCGAGCACCTCGTCGAGCTGGTCGAGCACGCCGATGCCCGGGTCGACGATCAGGCACTGCTCGCCCGGACCCGCGGCCACCACGTAACAGTTGGTGCCGAAGGCCTCGGCCGGAAAGCCGGTGACGAGCACTCCGCACCCCTCTCTAGCGGTCCATCTCCCCCGCAAAGCCTAGCGGGACGCACCGTACACACCGTGACGGAACCTCGCACACCACATTCCCAGCGGTTACCCGTACACTCTTGCGGGCGTGTGGCGTGGCGCACTGGACAAGAGTTTAAGGAAGGGGAGCACTCGGTGGCTTCCAGTAGGGACCGGGCGCGGAAACTGGCGCGGGAGAAGCTCGATCGGCAGCAGGCGCGCCGGGCGGGTCAGCAGCGCCGGCGACGGCAGATCCAGGCCGGACTGGGTGCTGCCTTGGCGCTCGTCCTGATCGTGGCCGGCGTGGCGTGGCTCGGTGGTGCGTTCGACAACGACGAGCCCGTCGACACGACCGCCACCGATCAGTGCGCGTGGACCCCGCAGAACGCCGAGTCGAACCCCGACCTCAAGGACGTGGGTGAGCCGCCGACGTCGGGCCTGCCGACCGAGGGCACGCGGCCGATGACGATCACCACCGATCAGGGTGAGCCGATCGTCGTCAGCCTCGACCTCGAGCAGGCGCCGTGCAGCGCGGCCGACCTGACCTACCTGGCGTCGAAGAAGTTCTACGACAACACGACCTGCCACGAGATCACCACCGAGGGTGCGATCCGTTGTGGTGACCCCAGCGGAACGGGGCAGGGCGGCCCGGCGTACAGCCTCTACAACGAGAACACCCCGCTGGCGCCGACCCCGAGCGCCTCGGCGAGCCCCTCGCCCGCCGCGCCGCTCTACCCCCGGGGCACGGTGGCGCTGATCGGCAATCCGCCGGGTGCCAACGGCAGCCAGTTCCTGATCTTCTTCAAGGATTTCACCCCGAAGACGGAACCCCAGTACCCGATCGTCGGAACGGTCACCGGGGGCCTGGCGACCGTCACGAAGCTCGGCAAGATCGCCACCGTGGCGAACACCGCGGGCGACAAGGTCACCCCGAAGGACAAGATCACCATCAAGAGCCTCACCGTCGGCGAGCCCGGTGCCGCGCCCGCCGCTGTCCCTTCGGCGTCCAGCCAGTCCTGAGCTTTCCGGACCAGACTCGTACCGACAGATCCCCTCACCGCACCGAGGCATACAGGAGGAACACCGTGTCGTCGATCAAGGACCGGCAGCGCGCGGCGGCGCGGGCCCGGCTGGAGAAGGAAATGGCCGAGCGTGCCAGTTCCGCGCGCAAGCGCCGGCAGCGTCAGGCCATCATCGGCTCGGCACTCGCGATCGTCGTGATCGCCGGCGCCGCGGTGTGGATCGTCGCCGCGCTCGGCGGTGACGACGACAAGAAGCCGGCCGACGCCGCTGCGGCCCCGCCCGCCGGCACCGTCGCCTGCACCTGGATCCCGGAGGACGGCAGCACCGGATCCAAGGTCAAGGACGTCGGCACTCCCCCGCCGAACGCCCCGAACGTCGGCAAGGCCACCATGACCATGGACACCAACCTCGGCGCGATCTCCGCCGACGTGGACCTGGCCAAGGCGCCCTGCACCGGCGAGGCCTTCACCTTCCTCGCGAGCAAGAAGTTCTGGGACAACACCAAGTGCCACCGCCTCACGACCGAGGGCATCAAGGTGCTGCAGTGCGGCGACCCGAGCGCGACCGGCAAGGGCTGGCGCCAGAGCGACGGCTCCGGTGGGCCGAGCTTCCGCTACGCGGAGGAGAACCTCCCCACGAACGCCAAGCCGGCGTACCCGAAGGGCACCATCGCGATGGCGAAGACGTCGGCGCCCAGCAGCACGGGCAGCCAGTTCTTCATCGTCTACGAGGACACCGACCTCCCGGCCGACTACACCGTCCTCGGCACCATCACCAAGGGCCTCGACATCGTCGAGGGTGTGGCCAAGGCGGGCAGCGACGACGCCAACGGCAAGGGTGACGGTCACCCCAAGAAGGAGATCGACATCAAGACGCTGACGATGGCCAAGGCCTGATCGAGCGCTGAGGAAAGGGCGGGCCGGTGACGGCCCGCCCTTTTTTATGCCCCTGAGGTGACGCGGTACGCGTCGAAGACACCGTCCACCTTGCGCACTGCGGCAACCAGGTGCCCCAGGTGCTTCGGGTCGGCCATCTCGAAGGTGAAGCGGCTGACCGCCACCCGGTCGCGGGTCGTGGTGACCGTCGCGGACAGGATGTTGACGCGCTCCTCGGAGAGCACCCGCGTCACGTCGGCGAGCAGCTTGTGCCGGTCGAGCGCCTCGACCTGGATCGCCACCAGGAACGTCGACGCGGACGTCGGCTTCCAGCTGACCTCGACGACCCGCTCGCTCTGCTCCCGCAGATCCTCGGCGTTGGCGCAGTCCTCGCGGTGCACGCTGACACCACCGGAACGCGTCACAAAGCCGAACACGGCGTCACCCGGCACCGGTGTGCAGCAGCGGGCCAGTTTTACCCAGACGTCGCTGACGTCCTTGACGACCACACCGGGATCCTGGGCGGTGCTGCGGTTGCGCGGCGGCCGGGTCGCGACGGCGGTCTCGGCGATGTCCTCGACCGCGCCCTCCTCACCACCGAACCCGGCGACGAGCTTCTGGACGACCGACTGCGCGGACACGGTGTTCTCACCGACGGCCGCATAGAGCGACGCTACGTCGGCCAGATGGAGGTCGCGGGCGATGGTCGTCAGGTTGTCGCTCGTCAGCATGCGCTGCAGGGGCAGACCCTGCTTGCGCATCGCCTTGACGATCGCCTCCTTGCCGTCCTCGATCGCTTCCTCGCGGCGTTCCTTGTTGAAGTACTGCCGGATCTTGGTGCGGGCGCGGGGACTCTTGACGAAGCCGAGCCAGTCCTGCGTCGGGCCGGCCGTGGCGGACTTCGACGTGAATATCTCGATGACGTCGCCGTTGGACAGTGTCGACTCGAGCGGCACGAGCTTGCCGTTGACGCGGGCGCCGATCGTCTTGTGACCGACCTCGGTGTGCACGGCGTAGGCGAAGTCCACCGGCGTCGAACCGGTCGGCAGCGGGATGACGTCGCCCTTGGGGGTGAAGACGTACACCTCCTGGCTGGACAGGTCGAAGCGCAGCGCGTCCAGGAACTCGCTGGGGTCGCTCGCCTCGCGCTGCCAGTCGAGCAGCTGGCGCAGCCACGTCATCTCGTCGATGTGCGCCGGCGGGCCGACGATCGTCGCGCCCTTCTGCTCCTTGTACTTCCAGTGGGCGGCGATGCCGAACTCCGCCGTGCGGTGCATGGCGAAGGTGCGGATCTGCATCTCGACCGGCTTGCCGGTCGGGCCGATGACCGTCGTGTGCAACGACTGGTACATGTTGAACTTCGGCATCGCGATGTAGTCCTTGAACCGGCCCGGCACCGGCTGCCAGTTCGCGTGGATGACGCCCAGCGCGGCGTAGCAGTCGCGGACCGTGTCGACCAGGATGCGCACGCCGACCAGGTCGTAGATGTCGTTGAAGTCCCGGCCCCGGACGATCATCTTCTGGT
Protein-coding regions in this window:
- a CDS encoding peptidylprolyl isomerase, which translates into the protein MASSRDRARKLAREKLDRQQARRAGQQRRRRQIQAGLGAALALVLIVAGVAWLGGAFDNDEPVDTTATDQCAWTPQNAESNPDLKDVGEPPTSGLPTEGTRPMTITTDQGEPIVVSLDLEQAPCSAADLTYLASKKFYDNTTCHEITTEGAIRCGDPSGTGQGGPAYSLYNENTPLAPTPSASASPSPAAPLYPRGTVALIGNPPGANGSQFLIFFKDFTPKTEPQYPIVGTVTGGLATVTKLGKIATVANTAGDKVTPKDKITIKSLTVGEPGAAPAAVPSASSQS
- a CDS encoding peptidylprolyl isomerase produces the protein MSSIKDRQRAAARARLEKEMAERASSARKRRQRQAIIGSALAIVVIAGAAVWIVAALGGDDDKKPADAAAAPPAGTVACTWIPEDGSTGSKVKDVGTPPPNAPNVGKATMTMDTNLGAISADVDLAKAPCTGEAFTFLASKKFWDNTKCHRLTTEGIKVLQCGDPSATGKGWRQSDGSGGPSFRYAEENLPTNAKPAYPKGTIAMAKTSAPSSTGSQFFIVYEDTDLPADYTVLGTITKGLDIVEGVAKAGSDDANGKGDGHPKKEIDIKTLTMAKA
- a CDS encoding RelA/SpoT family protein yields the protein MSSDVAPQAEGTVDPAGGNEQAAEDLHDLESTQPLSPGDEPASGFGLASAPTGRRVRARLARFNAPWQSTQVSEVLEPLIATHRASHPKADGRALQRAFDVAARWHSGQYRKSGDPYITHPLAVATILANLGMDTTTLVAALLHDTIEDTDYGLEQMKADFGGEVALLVDGVTKLDRVKLGDAAKAETIRKMVVAMAKDPRVLVIKLADRLHNMRTLTFLPRAKQEQKAKETLEILAPLAHRLGMNTIKWELEDLAFGTLFPKRFEEINRLIGEHQPQREALLRQVTQRVQLDLKSAKIKAETTGRPKHLYSIYQKMIVRGRDFNDIYDLVGVRILVDTVRDCYAALGVIHANWQPVPGRFKDYIAMPKFNMYQSLHTTVIGPTGKPVEMQIRTFAMHRTAEFGIAAHWKYKEQKGATIVGPPAHIDEMTWLRQLLDWQREASDPSEFLDALRFDLSSQEVYVFTPKGDVIPLPTGSTPVDFAYAVHTEVGHKTIGARVNGKLVPLESTLSNGDVIEIFTSKSATAGPTQDWLGFVKSPRARTKIRQYFNKERREEAIEDGKEAIVKAMRKQGLPLQRMLTSDNLTTIARDLHLADVASLYAAVGENTVSAQSVVQKLVAGFGGEEGAVEDIAETAVATRPPRNRSTAQDPGVVVKDVSDVWVKLARCCTPVPGDAVFGFVTRSGGVSVHREDCANAEDLREQSERVVEVSWKPTSASTFLVAIQVEALDRHKLLADVTRVLSEERVNILSATVTTTRDRVAVSRFTFEMADPKHLGHLVAAVRKVDGVFDAYRVTSGA